One window from the genome of Anopheles coluzzii chromosome X, AcolN3, whole genome shotgun sequence encodes:
- the LOC120951812 gene encoding uncharacterized protein LOC120951812 isoform X1, giving the protein MTSVDSDSNVPVDPRVQIELEKLNEATDNINKYEVDLDEAKNEFRELLRESAEKIKAVAKKVGNSIDAAKPYYEARLYASQLAKETQQCALNFDKAKSVHAAAKEMVYLAEQGLGEKSTLDTACQEMLTHATTRVNESQNECTEMRNVLKISELKLEVANNRVCKLHSQLKGAIRASSFDIRRNLLLMNIIAYQHELLFLPYYELRANYNAVLLEQKQKVVELETKVAESKLRYNEALSNLERISEEIHRQRKARRASSLDEDGGGSGSSSSSAVPPVGPAGHATGKMLASMHLPFGQQGPATLGTDHRRIDSADEYLEFPAKLSIKASPIKQKYLDKLDCPHLLKDFARKTSPSAESDSDNYQFSPNPTIDDITNMSSEDIEQWTEIRLSNSNSSSSGYSQHNSLVLEDAPTPQDETTDSSSEDSPKAKTRIIKMETYDAPEGIGGSVLRRTDGIAGWIAKTGSSVVGSGSTSGHGGAASGGTPGSAAAGCCSANSSSTFASSGRRQSLDIIIDTGDRVKDVFAQGIQRIGKTLERRNSESEVARDESAGSDFFLFQRADPAKDGLSDEQVENLLLDQDCTDIFQNVVNISK; this is encoded by the exons ATGACGTCGGTGGACAGCGACAGCAACGTTCCGGTGGATCCAAGGGTGCAG ATCGAGCTGGAGAAACTGAACGAAGCAACCGACAACATCAACAAATATGAGGTCGATCTGGAC GAAGCGAAAAACGAGTTCCGCGAGCTGCTGCGGGAAAGTGCGGAAAAGATAAAGGCGGTCGCGAAAAAGGTCGGCAACTCGATCGACGCCGCGAAACCGTACTACGAGGCGCGGCTGTACGCATCCCAG CTCGCGAAAGAGACGCAGCAGTGTGCGCTCAACTTCGACAAGGCCAAGTCGGTGCATGCGGCCgcaaaggaaatggtgtaccTGGCCGAGCAGGGGCTGGGCGAGAAGTCGACGCTCGATACGGCGTGCCAGGAGATGCTGACGCACGCGACCACGCGCGTCAACGAGAGCCAGAACGAGTGTACCGAGATGCGCAACGTGCTGAAGATAAGCGAGCTCAAGCTGGAGGTGGCCAACAACCGGGTGTGCAAGCTGCACTCGCAGCTCAAGGGCGCCATCCGGGCGTCCAG TTTCGATATCCGGCGCAATCTTTTGTTGATGAACATTATTGCTTACCAGCACGAGTTGCTGTTcct ACCGTACTACGAGCTGCGGGCCAACTACAACGCGGTGCTGCTcgagcagaagcagaaggTGGTGGAGCTCGAGACGAAGGTGGCGGAATCGAAGCTACGGTACAACGAGGCCTTGTCCAACCTGGAGCGCATCTCGGAGGAGATCCACCGGCAGCGGAAGGCCCGGCGGGCCAGCAGCCTGGACGAGGATGGCGGCGGGTCCggctcgtcctcgtcgtcggcCGTGCCGCCGGTCGGGCCGGCCGGCCACGCCACCGGCAAGATGCTCGCCTCGATGCACCTGCCCTTCGGCCAGCAGGGACCGGCGACCCTCGGCACCGACCACCGGCGCATCGACAGTGCCGACGAGTACCTTGAGTTCCCGGCCAAGCTGTCGATCAAGGCGAGCCCGATCAAGCAGAAGTATCTGGACAAGCTCGACTGTCCCCATCTGCTGAAAGACTTTGCGCGCAAGACGAGCCCGAGCGCGGAAAGCGACTCGGACAACTACCAGTTCTCGCCGAACCCGACGATCGACGACATCACCAACATGTCGTCGGAGGACATCGAGCAGTGGACCGAGATCCGGCTGTCGAactcgaacagcagcagctccggcTACTCGCAGCACAACTCGCTCGTGCTGGAGGACGCCCCGACGCCGCAGGACGAAACGACCGACTCGTCGTCGGAGGACAGCCCGAAGGCGAAGACGCGCATCATCAAGATGGAAACGTACGACGCACCGGAGGGGATCGGTGGGAGTGTGCTGCGCCGCACCGACGGCATTGCCGGCTGGATCGCGAAGACGGGCAGCAGCGTGGTCGGGTCGGGCTCGACTAGCGGGCACGGCGGGGCCGCATCGGGCGGGACGCCCGGTTCGGCAGCcgccggctgctgctccgccaactcctcctccaCGTTTGCCAGCAGCGGGCGGCGCCAGAGCCTGGACATCATCATCGACACGGGCGACCGGGTGAAGGACGTGTTCGCGCAGGGCATCCAGCGCATCGGCAAGACGCTCGAGCGGCGCAACAGCGAGTCGGAGGTGGCGCGGGACGAGTCGGCCGGGagcgatttttttctcttccagcGCGCGGACCCTGCAAAGGATGGTCTGTCGGATGAGCAGGTGGAGAACCTACTGCTAGACCAGGACTGTACCGACATCTTTCAGAACGTGGTGAACATATCAAAATGA
- the LOC120951812 gene encoding uncharacterized protein LOC120951812 isoform X2: MTSVDSDSNVPVDPRVQIELEKLNEATDNINKYEVDLDEAKNEFRELLRESAEKIKAVAKKVGNSIDAAKPYYEARLYASQLAKETQQCALNFDKAKSVHAAAKEMVYLAEQGLGEKSTLDTACQEMLTHATTRVNESQNECTEMRNVLKISELKLEVANNRVCKLHSQLKGAIRASRPYYELRANYNAVLLEQKQKVVELETKVAESKLRYNEALSNLERISEEIHRQRKARRASSLDEDGGGSGSSSSSAVPPVGPAGHATGKMLASMHLPFGQQGPATLGTDHRRIDSADEYLEFPAKLSIKASPIKQKYLDKLDCPHLLKDFARKTSPSAESDSDNYQFSPNPTIDDITNMSSEDIEQWTEIRLSNSNSSSSGYSQHNSLVLEDAPTPQDETTDSSSEDSPKAKTRIIKMETYDAPEGIGGSVLRRTDGIAGWIAKTGSSVVGSGSTSGHGGAASGGTPGSAAAGCCSANSSSTFASSGRRQSLDIIIDTGDRVKDVFAQGIQRIGKTLERRNSESEVARDESAGSDFFLFQRADPAKDGLSDEQVENLLLDQDCTDIFQNVVNISK, translated from the exons ATGACGTCGGTGGACAGCGACAGCAACGTTCCGGTGGATCCAAGGGTGCAG ATCGAGCTGGAGAAACTGAACGAAGCAACCGACAACATCAACAAATATGAGGTCGATCTGGAC GAAGCGAAAAACGAGTTCCGCGAGCTGCTGCGGGAAAGTGCGGAAAAGATAAAGGCGGTCGCGAAAAAGGTCGGCAACTCGATCGACGCCGCGAAACCGTACTACGAGGCGCGGCTGTACGCATCCCAG CTCGCGAAAGAGACGCAGCAGTGTGCGCTCAACTTCGACAAGGCCAAGTCGGTGCATGCGGCCgcaaaggaaatggtgtaccTGGCCGAGCAGGGGCTGGGCGAGAAGTCGACGCTCGATACGGCGTGCCAGGAGATGCTGACGCACGCGACCACGCGCGTCAACGAGAGCCAGAACGAGTGTACCGAGATGCGCAACGTGCTGAAGATAAGCGAGCTCAAGCTGGAGGTGGCCAACAACCGGGTGTGCAAGCTGCACTCGCAGCTCAAGGGCGCCATCCGGGCGTCCAG ACCGTACTACGAGCTGCGGGCCAACTACAACGCGGTGCTGCTcgagcagaagcagaaggTGGTGGAGCTCGAGACGAAGGTGGCGGAATCGAAGCTACGGTACAACGAGGCCTTGTCCAACCTGGAGCGCATCTCGGAGGAGATCCACCGGCAGCGGAAGGCCCGGCGGGCCAGCAGCCTGGACGAGGATGGCGGCGGGTCCggctcgtcctcgtcgtcggcCGTGCCGCCGGTCGGGCCGGCCGGCCACGCCACCGGCAAGATGCTCGCCTCGATGCACCTGCCCTTCGGCCAGCAGGGACCGGCGACCCTCGGCACCGACCACCGGCGCATCGACAGTGCCGACGAGTACCTTGAGTTCCCGGCCAAGCTGTCGATCAAGGCGAGCCCGATCAAGCAGAAGTATCTGGACAAGCTCGACTGTCCCCATCTGCTGAAAGACTTTGCGCGCAAGACGAGCCCGAGCGCGGAAAGCGACTCGGACAACTACCAGTTCTCGCCGAACCCGACGATCGACGACATCACCAACATGTCGTCGGAGGACATCGAGCAGTGGACCGAGATCCGGCTGTCGAactcgaacagcagcagctccggcTACTCGCAGCACAACTCGCTCGTGCTGGAGGACGCCCCGACGCCGCAGGACGAAACGACCGACTCGTCGTCGGAGGACAGCCCGAAGGCGAAGACGCGCATCATCAAGATGGAAACGTACGACGCACCGGAGGGGATCGGTGGGAGTGTGCTGCGCCGCACCGACGGCATTGCCGGCTGGATCGCGAAGACGGGCAGCAGCGTGGTCGGGTCGGGCTCGACTAGCGGGCACGGCGGGGCCGCATCGGGCGGGACGCCCGGTTCGGCAGCcgccggctgctgctccgccaactcctcctccaCGTTTGCCAGCAGCGGGCGGCGCCAGAGCCTGGACATCATCATCGACACGGGCGACCGGGTGAAGGACGTGTTCGCGCAGGGCATCCAGCGCATCGGCAAGACGCTCGAGCGGCGCAACAGCGAGTCGGAGGTGGCGCGGGACGAGTCGGCCGGGagcgatttttttctcttccagcGCGCGGACCCTGCAAAGGATGGTCTGTCGGATGAGCAGGTGGAGAACCTACTGCTAGACCAGGACTGTACCGACATCTTTCAGAACGTGGTGAACATATCAAAATGA